The Glycine soja cultivar W05 chromosome 8, ASM419377v2, whole genome shotgun sequence genome has a window encoding:
- the LOC114424301 gene encoding NAC domain-containing protein 83-like: MEKLNFVKNGVSKLPPGFRFQPTDEELVFQYLKCKVFSYPLPASIIPEINVCKYDPWDLPGNCDLQERHFFSPKEAKYRNGNRMNRTTKCGYWKATGSDKRISSSTCNNGIVGVRKTLIFYEGKSPKGSRTHWVLHEYRLVSVETGAANSSHNNYVNEIGDWVLCRLSMKKRSLESDGSATHQKHRQNNTVQTSRPRLMFDFMMVGKTNSSTSSSCSSSSNIMEVSSNASDHEETSGYAHF, translated from the exons ATGGAAAAGctgaattttgttaaaaatggaGTGAGCAAATTGCCTCCTGGTTTTCGTTTTCAGCCAACAGATGAAGAGCTTGTTTTTCAATACTTGAAATGTAAGGTCTTCTCCTACCCCTTGCCTGCTTCTATCATTCCCGAGATCAATGTCTGCAAGTATGATCCTTGGGATTTGCCAG GGAATTGTGATCTACAAGAGAGGCactttttcagcccgaaggaaGCAAAATATCGAAATGGTAATCGCATGAACCGAACAACAAAGTGTGGCTATTGGAAGGCAACAGGATCAGACAAAAGAATATCATCTTCAACGTGTAACAATGGTATTGTTGGGGTACGAAAAACATTGATATTTTATGAAGGCAAATCACCAAAAGGCTCCAGAACTCACTGGGTCTTGCACGAATATCGTCTCGTCAGTGTAGAAACTGGTGCTGCCAACTCATCCCAT AATAACTATGTGAACGAGATAGGAGATTGGGTTCTGTGTCGCTTATCGATGAAGAAAAGAAGTCTAGAAAGTGATGGCAGCGCCACTCATCAGAAGCATAGGCAAAATAATACAGTTCAAACTAGTCGTCCAAGATTAATGTTTGATTTTATGATGGTAGGGAAGACCAATTCTTCTACATCCTCATCATGTTCAAGTTCCAGTAACATCATGGAGGTTTCTTCAAATGCATCGGACCATGAAGAAACAAGTGGCTATGCCCATTTTTAG
- the LOC114421737 gene encoding probable protein S-acyltransferase 5, whose amino-acid sequence MPPPPPPPPAYPDSGATSAPSLVRNYRVWQGSNVFLCGGRLIFGPDVKSIFISIFLIVLPVAMFCGMVARKLLDDFPHHTGWSIMAVLMALTLFVLITLVVTSARDPGIVPRNAQPPQPDDHHGTDNSNNRQISLSRFPRTKDVILNGITLKVKYCDTCMLYRPLRASHCSVCDNCVERFDHHCPWVGQCIGLRNYRFYYMFVFSATLLCLYVHAFCWVYIVKIKDSEAISIWKAMSKTIASIVLIVYTFLCSWFVGGLTIFHTYLISTNQSTYENFKNRYDPQTNPYNRGMVNNFKEVFCTRIPPSKNNFRSKVPREPLESYQRTGIRPLSPMMKRRTRTRSMELVGNAVYNEQDEEESNYRDGFDNEARSKDSGLTDKSLDLSRILHTEGVEGEESSIRHHQWEGTTEVQDSITEVGESNSATAPNCSTREVV is encoded by the exons ATGCCgccaccgccgccgccgccTCCGGCATATCCAGATTCCGGCGCCACCTCCGCTCCCTCGCTGGTCAGAAATTATCGCGTCTGGCAAGGCAGTAAC GTATTTCTTTGTGGAGGGAGGCTTATTTTTGGACCTGATGTGAAATCTATATTTATATCGATATTTCTGATTGTTCTCCCGGTGGCTATGTTCTGTGGTATGGTAGCAAGGAAACTGTTAGATGATTTTCCTCATCACACCGGATGGTCAATAATGGCTGTGCTTATGGCTCTCACACTCTTC GTTCTGATCACCCTTGTAGTGACCTCTGCAAGAGATCCTGGCATAGTACCTCGTAATGCCCAGCCTCCGCAGCCAGATGACCATCATGGGACTGATAATAGCAACAATAGGCAAATTTCATTGTCACGATTTCCACGAACAAAGGATGTAATTCTCAATGGTATAACATTGAAAGTCAAATATTGTGATACTTGCATGCTCTACAGACCCCTCCGCGCTTCTCATTGTTCAGTCTGTGATAACTGCGTGGAGCGATTTGATCACCACTGCCCATGGGTTGGTCAGTGTATTGGACTG CGAAATTACAGGTTCTACTACATGTTTGTTTTCTCTGCCACTCTGCTTTGCTTATATGTACATGCCTTTTGCTGGGTCTACATCGTGAAGATCAAGGACTCCGAGGCAATATCAATTTGGAAAGCAATGTCCAAAACTATAGCATCCATCGTATTAATAGTTTACACCTTTCTTTGTTCCTGGTTTGTTGGTGGTCTCACTATTTTCCACACGTACCTCATCAGCACAAACCAG TCTacttatgaaaattttaaaaaccggTATGACCCACAAACCAACCCATATAACAGAGGGATGGTTAACAACTTCAAAGAAGTATTCTGCACCAGAATTCCTCCATccaagaataattttaggtctAAGGTTCCAAGGGAGCCCTTAGAATCATATCAAAGAACGGGTATTAGGCCCTTAAGCCCAATGATGAAAAGAAGAACCAGAACCAGAAGTATGGAATTAGTAGGGAATGCAGTTTATAATGAGCAAGACGAGGAGGAAAGTAATTATAGAGATGGATTCGACAATGAAGCACGTAGCAAAGATAGTGGATTGACCGATAAGTCCCTGGATTTAAGCAGGATCCTTCACACGGAAGgagtggagggagaagaaaGTTCAATTAGACACCATCAATGGGAAGGAACTACAGAAGTTCAGGACAGCATAACAGAAGTTGGGGAATCAAATTCGGCTACTGCGCCTAATTGCTCAACTAGAGAAGTTGTATAG